One stretch of Ursus arctos isolate Adak ecotype North America unplaced genomic scaffold, UrsArc2.0 scaffold_37, whole genome shotgun sequence DNA includes these proteins:
- the DAD1 gene encoding dolichyl-diphosphooligosaccharide--protein glycosyltransferase subunit DAD1, translating into MSASVVSVISRFLEEYLSSTPQRLKLLDAYLLYILLTGALQFGYCLLVGTFPFNSFLSGFISCVGSFILAVCLRIQINPQNKADFQGISPERAFADFLFASTILHLVVMNFVG; encoded by the exons ATGTCGGCGTCGGTAGTGTCGGTCATCTCGCGGTTCTTAGAAGAGTACTTGAGCTCCACTCCTCAGCGTCTGAAGTTGCTTGACGCGTACCTCCTGTACATACTGCTGACCGGGGCGCTGCAGTTCGGTTATTGTCTCCTCGTGGGGACCTTCCCCTTCAACTCTTTCCTCTCGGGCTTCATCTCTTGTGTGGGGAGCTTCATCCTAGCGG TTTGCCTCAGGATACAGATCAACCCACAGAACAAAGCGGATTTCCAAGGCATCTCCCCCGAGCGAGcctttgctgattttctctttgcCAGCACCATCCTACACCTTGTTGTAATGAACTTCGTTGGCtga